A portion of the Halogeometricum sp. S1BR25-6 genome contains these proteins:
- a CDS encoding alanyl-tRNA editing protein gives MLTRAPAEPTIREFEAEVTGVDGREVTLDRTYFYAESGGQPADKGTLGDVPVEDVQTDAETESVVHTLESEPDLSEGDRVTGVVDDEFRTYCMRAHTASHVLYGAGREVLSDLGYGGFDISPEKVRVDFATSTDIDDETLVELERLVNRTVWDSRGVSWEEVPTEEALDRAEVAFNTKTEEGVMDDADTVRLVTVDGWDVAACGGTHVSNTAEIGPVTVLGRSNPGEGLTRVEFAVGEAGVDRRATVHRAALDAARELETGVENVGEAAASLRGDNERLEGKVRELESELLGNRIAGFETVTKEEATWRVGVLDGFDANRAGEAAKSAAGEADGADVVAVVGAGESPYVVVAADGDSGVHAGDVVESVTDEFGGGGGGGPPFAQGGGLDADPVDVTAFLRAV, from the coding sequence ATGTTGACGCGTGCTCCCGCAGAGCCGACGATTCGCGAGTTCGAAGCCGAGGTGACGGGCGTCGACGGCCGCGAGGTGACGCTCGACCGGACGTACTTCTACGCCGAGAGCGGCGGCCAACCCGCCGACAAAGGGACACTCGGCGACGTCCCGGTCGAAGACGTGCAGACGGACGCGGAGACGGAGTCGGTGGTCCACACGCTCGAATCCGAACCCGACCTCTCCGAGGGCGACCGGGTGACCGGCGTCGTCGACGACGAGTTCCGGACCTACTGCATGCGCGCGCACACCGCCAGTCACGTCCTCTACGGCGCCGGTCGGGAGGTGCTCTCGGACCTCGGCTACGGCGGGTTCGACATCTCCCCCGAGAAGGTGCGCGTCGACTTCGCCACCTCCACAGATATCGACGACGAGACGCTGGTCGAACTCGAACGCCTCGTCAACCGCACCGTCTGGGACTCCCGCGGCGTCTCCTGGGAGGAGGTGCCGACCGAGGAGGCCCTCGACAGGGCGGAGGTGGCGTTCAACACGAAGACCGAGGAGGGCGTGATGGACGACGCCGACACGGTTCGTCTCGTCACCGTCGACGGCTGGGACGTGGCCGCCTGCGGCGGCACCCACGTCTCGAACACCGCGGAAATAGGACCGGTCACCGTCCTCGGCCGCTCGAACCCCGGCGAGGGCCTCACCCGCGTGGAGTTCGCCGTCGGCGAGGCGGGCGTCGACCGGCGGGCGACGGTCCACCGCGCGGCCCTCGACGCCGCCCGCGAACTCGAAACCGGCGTCGAGAACGTCGGCGAGGCGGCGGCGTCGCTCCGGGGCGACAACGAGCGGTTGGAAGGAAAGGTCCGCGAACTCGAATCCGAACTGCTCGGAAACCGCATCGCGGGGTTCGAGACGGTGACGAAGGAGGAGGCGACGTGGCGCGTCGGCGTGCTCGACGGCTTCGACGCCAACCGCGCGGGCGAGGCGGCGAAGTCGGCCGCGGGGGAAGCGGACGGCGCGGACGTGGTGGCCGTCGTCGGCGCGGGTGAGAGCCCGTACGTCGTCGTCGCCGCCGACGGGGACAGCGGCGTCCACGCCGGCGACGTGGTCGAGAGCGTCACCGACGAGTTCGGCGGCGGCGGGGGCGGCGGTCCGCCGTTCGCGCAGGGCGGCGGCCTCGACGCCGACCCGGTGGACGTGACGGCGTTTCTACGGGCGGTCTGA
- a CDS encoding acyl-CoA dehydrogenase family protein, producing MTLAGADSALTDEQRAIREVVREFAAEEIRPTAREADETEEFPEAVWDGLADLDLTGLTVPEEYGGFDADRATYALVNEEVAYGQLAVATALSVHCLATSCIAEFGSDEQKEAWLPEMVDGRPVGMFALSEPDAGSNPAEMSTVARREGDEYVINGKKQWITNGERGEVCILFAKTDREDPGSVTQFLVPKSAEFEVGKKEHKLGLRASDTTALLFDDVRIPAENRLTEEGEGLSAAFHILTGGRVGIAAQAVGLAQSAFDEAKTYAGDREQFGGPISDIQAVRHKFSEMATQIHAARLMVREAARQDDAGEDPRTAAAMAKYFASEAAVDVTNEAVQIHGGYGYTTDFDVERMYRDSKITTIYEGTSEIQKNIIARGVLD from the coding sequence ATGACACTCGCAGGCGCGGATTCGGCCCTCACCGACGAGCAGCGAGCGATTCGGGAGGTGGTCCGGGAGTTCGCCGCCGAGGAGATTCGACCGACGGCGCGGGAGGCGGACGAGACCGAAGAGTTCCCCGAGGCGGTGTGGGACGGCCTCGCGGACCTCGACCTGACGGGTCTGACCGTCCCCGAGGAGTACGGCGGGTTCGACGCCGACCGGGCGACGTACGCCCTCGTCAACGAGGAGGTGGCCTACGGGCAACTCGCGGTGGCGACGGCGCTGTCGGTCCACTGTCTCGCCACCTCCTGCATCGCAGAGTTCGGGAGCGACGAGCAGAAGGAGGCGTGGTTGCCGGAGATGGTCGACGGCCGCCCCGTCGGGATGTTCGCGCTGTCGGAACCCGACGCCGGGTCGAACCCCGCGGAGATGTCCACCGTCGCGCGCCGCGAGGGCGACGAGTACGTGATAAACGGGAAGAAGCAGTGGATAACGAACGGCGAACGGGGAGAGGTGTGCATCCTCTTCGCCAAGACGGACCGCGAGGACCCCGGGTCGGTCACGCAGTTCCTCGTCCCGAAGAGCGCCGAGTTCGAGGTGGGGAAGAAGGAGCACAAACTCGGCCTCCGCGCGTCGGACACGACGGCGTTGCTGTTCGACGACGTGCGAATCCCCGCGGAGAACCGACTCACCGAGGAGGGGGAGGGGCTCTCGGCGGCGTTCCACATTCTCACCGGCGGGCGCGTCGGCATCGCCGCGCAGGCAGTCGGCCTCGCGCAGTCGGCGTTCGACGAGGCGAAGACGTACGCGGGCGACCGCGAGCAGTTCGGCGGCCCCATCTCGGACATCCAGGCCGTCCGCCACAAGTTCTCCGAGATGGCGACGCAGATACACGCCGCGCGCCTGATGGTGCGCGAGGCGGCCCGGCAGGACGACGCGGGGGAGGACCCGCGCACCGCGGCCGCGATGGCGAAGTACTTCGCCAGCGAGGCGGCCGTCGACGTGACGAACGAGGCGGTCCAGATTCACGGCGGCTACGGCTACACGACGGACTTCGACGTCGAACGGATGTACCGCGACTCGAAGATAACGACCATCTACGAGGGGACCAGCGAGATACAGAAAAATATCATCGCGCGCGGCGTCCTCGATTGA
- a CDS encoding HAD family hydrolase, with amino-acid sequence MPTDTGPRGLRKEYDAVVWDLDGTLVNLAVDWDAVASETAETFRAAGIDAGGMDLWAMLDLADERGMRDDVEAVIAGHEREGARRSTRLASADRVGTFDREGVCSLNCEGACRLALDAHDLTAGVDAVVGRDTVATRKPDPEPLLETLRRMEVSPEDAVFVGDSRRDEVTAERANVAFRYVGDGSSEV; translated from the coding sequence ATGCCGACCGACACGGGACCGCGCGGACTCCGGAAGGAGTACGACGCGGTCGTCTGGGACCTCGACGGAACGCTCGTCAACCTCGCCGTGGACTGGGACGCCGTCGCCTCGGAGACGGCCGAGACGTTCCGCGCGGCGGGAATCGACGCCGGCGGGATGGACCTGTGGGCGATGCTGGACCTCGCGGACGAACGCGGGATGCGGGACGACGTCGAGGCCGTCATCGCCGGCCACGAACGCGAGGGGGCGCGACGCTCGACGCGCCTCGCATCCGCCGACCGGGTCGGGACGTTCGACCGCGAGGGCGTCTGCTCGCTCAACTGCGAGGGCGCCTGCCGCCTCGCCCTCGACGCGCACGACCTGACGGCGGGCGTCGACGCCGTCGTCGGCCGCGACACCGTGGCGACGCGGAAACCCGACCCCGAACCCCTCCTGGAGACGCTCCGCCGGATGGAGGTGTCCCCCGAAGACGCCGTCTTCGTCGGCGACTCGCGGCGCGACGAAGTGACCGCCGAGCGAGCGAACGTCGCGTTCCGCTACGTCGGCGACGGGTCGTCGGAGGTCTGA
- a CDS encoding RtcB family protein, with amino-acid sequence MTDDDVKQFGDIRLERVREHVWEMPREGEMRVPARVLASEQLLEQIRQDKTLEQLRNATHLPGMTKHAICMPDGHQGYGFPVGGVGATDAEEGCISPGSVGYDINCGVRMMKTNLTYAELEGKEEELVDALFANVPSGLGGGGIVQGDVDAVEGVLDRGVDWALEHGHAVEDDLAHCEDEGRRPDADPDAVSQKAKDRGKNQLGSLGSGNHFLEVQRVTDVFREDVASEFGLEEDQIVVLIHCGSRGLGHQVCSDYLRKIEKEHGDLLDSLPDKELAAAPAGSELAEEYYGAMCAAINFAWVNRQLIMHRTRRVFERVFGRDWEAMEMDLLYDVAHNIAKKEVHEVDGEDRELYVHRKGATRAFPAGRPELPSAYRDVGQPVIIPGSMGAGSYVLRGGERSLDLTFGSTAHGAGRTMSRTQAKQEYWGETVQDELRDQQKIYVKAQSGATVAEEAPGVYKDVDEVVRVSDELGIGDKVARTFPVCNIKG; translated from the coding sequence ATGACCGACGACGACGTGAAACAGTTCGGCGACATCCGCCTCGAACGCGTCCGCGAGCACGTCTGGGAGATGCCGCGCGAGGGGGAGATGCGGGTTCCCGCGCGCGTCCTCGCCAGCGAGCAACTGCTCGAACAGATCCGACAGGACAAGACGCTCGAACAGCTTCGAAACGCCACGCACCTGCCGGGGATGACGAAGCACGCCATCTGCATGCCCGACGGACACCAAGGGTACGGCTTCCCCGTCGGCGGCGTCGGCGCGACGGACGCCGAAGAGGGATGTATCTCGCCCGGAAGCGTCGGCTACGACATAAATTGCGGCGTGAGAATGATGAAAACAAACCTCACGTACGCCGAGTTAGAAGGGAAAGAGGAGGAACTTGTCGACGCCCTGTTCGCCAACGTCCCCTCGGGCCTCGGTGGCGGCGGCATCGTGCAGGGCGACGTGGACGCCGTCGAGGGAGTACTCGACCGCGGCGTGGACTGGGCGTTAGAGCACGGCCACGCCGTCGAGGACGACTTGGCGCACTGCGAGGACGAGGGCCGGCGGCCGGACGCCGACCCCGACGCCGTCTCGCAGAAGGCCAAGGACAGGGGGAAGAACCAACTCGGCAGTCTCGGCTCGGGCAACCACTTCCTCGAAGTCCAGCGCGTGACCGACGTCTTTCGGGAAGACGTGGCGAGCGAGTTCGGGTTGGAGGAAGACCAGATAGTCGTGCTCATCCACTGCGGGTCGCGGGGACTGGGCCACCAAGTCTGCTCGGACTACCTCCGGAAGATAGAGAAGGAACACGGCGACCTGCTCGACTCGCTCCCGGACAAGGAACTGGCCGCCGCGCCCGCGGGGTCCGAACTAGCGGAGGAGTACTACGGCGCGATGTGCGCCGCCATCAACTTCGCGTGGGTGAACCGCCAACTCATCATGCACCGGACGCGGCGGGTGTTCGAGCGCGTGTTCGGCCGCGACTGGGAGGCGATGGAGATGGACCTGCTGTACGACGTGGCGCACAACATCGCGAAGAAGGAAGTTCACGAGGTCGACGGCGAGGACCGCGAACTGTACGTCCACCGGAAGGGAGCGACGCGCGCGTTCCCCGCGGGGCGGCCGGAACTCCCGTCGGCGTACCGCGACGTGGGCCAACCCGTCATCATCCCGGGAAGCATGGGCGCGGGCAGTTACGTCCTCCGCGGCGGCGAGCGCTCCTTGGACCTCACGTTCGGGTCGACGGCGCACGGCGCGGGCCGGACGATGAGTCGGACGCAGGCCAAACAGGAGTACTGGGGCGAGACCGTCCAAGACGAACTGCGCGACCAGCAGAAGATATACGTGAAGGCGCAGTCGGGCGCCACCGTCGCGGAGGAGGCGCCGGGCGTCTACAAGGACGTCGACGAGGTGGTGCGCGTCTCCGACGAACTCGGTATCGGCGACAAGGTGGCCCGGACGTTCCCGGTCTGTAACATCAAAGGATGA
- a CDS encoding archease — protein sequence MSFELRDHTADVAVAASAPSLSGLFAAVADGLAAAGCEEIPDAGGERFPVEVRAEGVEALLFDYLDQLVYERDVRAVLPVDNEAEVREEGAEWTLSGSARGVPLADVDAREVKAVTYSEMCVAETADGWEAYVVFDV from the coding sequence ATGAGCTTCGAACTCCGCGACCACACCGCCGACGTGGCCGTCGCCGCGTCCGCGCCGTCGCTGTCGGGTCTGTTCGCCGCCGTCGCCGACGGCCTCGCCGCCGCCGGGTGCGAGGAGATTCCGGACGCCGGCGGGGAGCGCTTCCCTGTTGAGGTGCGCGCCGAGGGCGTCGAGGCCCTCCTGTTCGACTACCTCGACCAACTGGTGTACGAACGAGACGTGCGGGCCGTCCTCCCCGTCGACAACGAGGCCGAAGTGAGAGAGGAGGGCGCGGAGTGGACGCTCTCGGGGTCCGCGCGCGGCGTCCCCCTCGCGGACGTGGACGCCCGGGAGGTGAAGGCCGTGACCTACTCGGAGATGTGCGTCGCGGAGACGGCCGACGGCTGGGAGGCGTACGTCGTCTTCGACGTGTAG
- a CDS encoding GNAT family N-acetyltransferase, translating into MSVNVEKRVDQPGSAEHAEQAWELKERIRRSEGVLKQRRGFFIDAYRRATTHLYFEDETLIGFASTRRDGYILFLAVAPEARGQSYGERLVAEVARDHRSVSCHARTTNEGALAFYQNIGFEVKREITSYYEDGGDAYYLRLGEKASIREKFSDLFRR; encoded by the coding sequence GTGAGCGTCAACGTGGAGAAACGGGTAGACCAACCGGGGTCCGCGGAACACGCCGAACAGGCGTGGGAGCTGAAAGAGCGCATCCGGCGGTCCGAAGGCGTGCTGAAGCAGCGGCGCGGCTTCTTCATCGACGCCTACCGCCGCGCGACGACGCACCTGTACTTCGAGGACGAGACGCTCATCGGCTTCGCCTCGACGCGCCGCGACGGCTACATCCTCTTTCTCGCCGTCGCGCCCGAGGCGCGCGGGCAGAGCTACGGCGAACGACTCGTCGCCGAGGTGGCCCGCGACCACCGCTCGGTCTCCTGTCACGCCCGGACGACGAACGAGGGCGCGTTGGCGTTCTATCAGAACATCGGGTTCGAGGTCAAACGGGAGATTACGAGCTACTACGAGGACGGCGGCGACGCCTACTACCTCCGACTCGGGGAGAAAGCGAGCATCCGCGAGAAGTTCTCCGACCTGTTCCGACGGTAG
- a CDS encoding GYD domain-containing protein, which translates to MPTYIAHVDVNEMEYQNPQEFVSIWGSIREDVQQAGGELLDTYAVLGPYDFDVRFRVDGDDEAFEVTQLIERHGLDTETYQALPVDRLGEIVEDV; encoded by the coding sequence ATGCCGACGTATATCGCGCACGTCGACGTCAACGAGATGGAGTACCAGAACCCGCAGGAGTTCGTGTCCATCTGGGGCTCGATCCGCGAAGACGTCCAGCAGGCCGGCGGCGAACTCCTCGACACGTACGCCGTCCTCGGCCCCTACGACTTCGACGTTCGCTTCCGCGTCGACGGCGACGACGAGGCGTTCGAGGTGACGCAACTCATCGAGCGACACGGCCTCGACACCGAGACGTACCAGGCGCTCCCGGTCGACCGTCTCGGCGAAATCGTCGAAGACGTGTAG
- a CDS encoding sugar phosphate isomerase/epimerase family protein: protein MYIGVLTVPLGGESLPDALSYLDDIGVDGVELGVGGFPGDDHVDRRATLDDEEKQEELLDLVDEHDMQISALATHNNPLHPDEERAEEADTELREAIELADALDVDAVTGFSGLPAGGPNDEVPNWITAPWPTEHADAHDYQWEVAVDYWSDLAEFADDHGVNVAIEMHPNMLVYEPSGMMRLREATNERIGANFDPSHLYWQDIDVCHAIRFLGEKDAIHHFHAKDTKVYSWNSRLKGVLDTTDYTDESNRSWLFRSIGYGHGESHWKDVVSTLRMVGYEGALSIEHEDSLTSSNEGLEKAVDILDRAVFDTQPGDAYWAE from the coding sequence ATGTACATCGGCGTACTCACGGTTCCGCTCGGCGGCGAATCGCTCCCCGACGCGCTCTCGTACCTCGACGACATCGGCGTCGACGGTGTCGAACTCGGCGTCGGCGGCTTCCCCGGCGACGACCACGTCGACCGGCGGGCGACCCTCGACGACGAGGAGAAACAGGAGGAACTGCTCGACCTGGTGGACGAACACGATATGCAGATAAGCGCGCTGGCGACGCACAACAACCCGCTGCACCCCGACGAGGAGAGGGCCGAGGAGGCCGACACGGAACTCCGCGAGGCCATCGAACTCGCCGACGCCCTCGACGTGGACGCCGTCACCGGCTTCTCCGGCCTCCCCGCGGGCGGACCGAACGACGAGGTGCCCAACTGGATTACGGCGCCGTGGCCGACGGAGCACGCCGACGCGCACGACTACCAGTGGGAGGTTGCCGTCGACTACTGGTCGGACCTCGCGGAGTTCGCCGACGACCACGGCGTGAACGTCGCCATCGAGATGCACCCGAACATGCTCGTCTACGAGCCCTCGGGCATGATGCGCCTGCGCGAGGCGACGAACGAGCGCATCGGCGCGAACTTCGACCCCTCGCACCTCTACTGGCAGGATATCGACGTCTGCCACGCCATCCGCTTCCTCGGCGAGAAGGACGCCATCCACCACTTCCACGCGAAGGACACGAAGGTGTACTCGTGGAACTCCCGGCTCAAGGGCGTCCTCGACACCACCGACTACACCGACGAATCGAACCGCTCGTGGCTGTTCCGCTCCATCGGCTACGGCCACGGCGAGAGCCACTGGAAGGACGTCGTGTCGACGCTTCGCATGGTCGGCTACGAAGGGGCGCTCTCCATCGAACACGAGGACTCGCTCACCTCCTCGAACGAGGGGCTAGAGAAGGCCGTCGACATCCTCGACCGCGCCGTCTTCGACACGCAACCGGGCGACGCCTACTGGGCGGAGTGA
- a CDS encoding Gfo/Idh/MocA family protein, translated as MALDIGILGYRFMGKAHSNALARLPMFFPDAPDINRHTLVGRDEEALADAADELGFEHTSTDWESVIDEVDAFYNLGPNHVHAEPSIAALEAGTPVFCEKPLAPTLDTAEEMRDAAADAGVPAGNAFNYRFVPAIRYAKGLIDDGELGEIREINGRYLQDWLVDPEAPWSWRNSKELAGSGALGDLGAHTVDLARFLVGEQAGEIDRVSGHLRTFVDERPVPGEDETREVTVDDAYTAQVEYENGAMGTFEASRVADGHKNDHTIRVHGTEGSLKFSLERLNELEYKRSDGRGYETILVTDGDDPYLEHWWPPGHVLGWEHTFVHENYEFLSAVRDGEEFHPSFEDGYEVQRILDAVERSDDGGEWVEP; from the coding sequence ATGGCGCTCGATATCGGAATCCTCGGCTACCGGTTCATGGGCAAAGCCCACTCGAACGCATTGGCGCGACTGCCGATGTTCTTCCCGGACGCTCCCGACATCAATCGGCACACGCTCGTCGGCCGCGACGAGGAGGCTCTCGCCGACGCCGCCGACGAACTCGGCTTCGAGCACACCTCGACCGACTGGGAGTCGGTGATAGACGAGGTGGACGCCTTCTACAATCTCGGTCCCAACCACGTCCACGCCGAACCCTCCATCGCCGCCCTCGAAGCCGGCACACCCGTCTTCTGCGAGAAACCGCTCGCGCCCACCCTCGACACCGCCGAGGAGATGCGCGACGCCGCCGCCGACGCCGGCGTCCCCGCGGGCAACGCGTTCAACTACCGCTTCGTCCCCGCGATTCGGTACGCGAAGGGACTCATCGACGACGGCGAGCTCGGCGAGATTCGGGAGATAAACGGACGCTACCTGCAGGATTGGCTCGTCGACCCCGAGGCGCCGTGGTCGTGGCGCAACTCGAAGGAACTGGCCGGAAGCGGCGCGCTGGGCGACTTGGGCGCGCACACCGTCGACCTCGCGCGCTTCCTCGTCGGCGAACAGGCGGGCGAGATAGACCGCGTCTCCGGACACCTCCGGACGTTCGTCGACGAACGGCCCGTCCCCGGCGAGGACGAGACGCGCGAGGTGACCGTCGACGACGCCTACACGGCGCAGGTGGAGTACGAGAACGGCGCGATGGGGACGTTCGAGGCGTCCCGCGTCGCCGACGGGCACAAGAACGACCACACGATTCGGGTTCACGGCACCGAGGGGAGCCTGAAGTTCTCCTTAGAGCGGCTGAACGAACTGGAGTACAAGCGCAGCGACGGGAGAGGCTACGAGACGATTCTCGTCACGGACGGCGACGACCCGTACCTCGAGCACTGGTGGCCGCCGGGGCACGTCCTCGGCTGGGAGCACACGTTCGTCCACGAGAACTACGAATTCCTCTCGGCCGTGCGCGACGGCGAGGAGTTCCACCCCTCCTTCGAGGACGGCTACGAGGTCCAGCGGATTCTCGATGCCGTCGAGCGCTCCGACGACGGCGGCGAGTGGGTCGAGCCCTGA
- a CDS encoding translation initiation factor eIF-2B, with translation MIDDTIEEIREMQTHSSSVVAIKAARALTDLLDRDHATVEEFERDLERNVGALKRANPSHASLYNAMQEIIDRVKGEASSVEEAKKLTEESIERVVDDVEQGKSRAAAHAADTFEDGETFLTHDYSSTVLDAVKGAASAGTHLTAYVTEARPRYLGRKSARTLADIDRVEPHLLVDGAAGIFLEECDRVVVGMDCIVGNTLYNRVGTFPIAATANELDVPVTVVGSGAKVVESGFVFENEIRSPAEVSLEPVENVYIENPAYDATPMTLVDQVITDDGVLHFEV, from the coding sequence ATGATTGACGACACGATAGAGGAAATTCGGGAGATGCAGACGCACAGTTCCTCGGTCGTCGCCATCAAGGCCGCGCGCGCGCTGACGGACCTCCTCGACCGCGACCACGCGACGGTCGAGGAGTTCGAACGCGACCTCGAACGCAACGTGGGCGCGCTGAAGCGTGCGAACCCCTCGCACGCGTCGCTGTACAACGCGATGCAGGAGATAATCGACCGCGTCAAGGGGGAGGCGTCGTCGGTCGAGGAGGCGAAGAAACTCACCGAGGAGTCCATCGAACGGGTCGTCGACGACGTAGAGCAGGGGAAGTCGCGCGCGGCCGCCCACGCCGCAGACACGTTCGAGGACGGCGAGACGTTCCTCACGCACGACTACTCCTCGACGGTGCTGGACGCCGTCAAGGGCGCCGCGTCGGCCGGGACCCACCTCACCGCCTACGTGACGGAGGCCCGTCCGCGCTACCTCGGCCGGAAGTCGGCGCGGACGCTTGCGGACATCGACCGGGTCGAACCGCACCTCCTCGTCGACGGCGCGGCGGGTATCTTCCTCGAAGAGTGCGACCGGGTCGTCGTCGGGATGGACTGCATCGTCGGCAACACCCTGTACAACCGCGTCGGCACGTTCCCCATCGCCGCCACCGCCAACGAACTCGACGTGCCCGTCACCGTCGTCGGGTCAGGTGCGAAGGTGGTCGAGAGCGGTTTCGTCTTCGAGAACGAGATTCGCTCTCCCGCGGAAGTGTCGCTGGAACCCGTCGAGAACGTGTACATCGAGAACCCCGCCTACGACGCCACGCCGATGACGCTCGTCGACCAGGTCATCACCGACGACGGCGTCCTCCACTTCGAGGTCTGA